One part of the Anopheles coustani chromosome 2, idAnoCousDA_361_x.2, whole genome shotgun sequence genome encodes these proteins:
- the LOC131264181 gene encoding AT-rich interactive domain-containing protein 1A-like — MKRPPVPVQPQQPAAPPQPLPSAAAGLPPGALDDSLVSALMAGRPPTGGTSSTATTPGSAAAAAAAAAAAAAAAAGVMLEDLDLATQRQLALARLNASPLTSAAGSASSANGGGGSAAAVAVAAAAAAAAAAAAANGPDGQSLYGHLYGKEMGLMRKLSSMDDYQSSGASAAVPPGGGNASSSAQQQQQSHPHAAKFNGAGPTGGQFNYPNASAAAGGLLKPCYDYGSPQTHQQQAVAAAAAAAAAAIAAQHHQMQPPSQPNPSANGNGGNANGAPQIKKELSYPGATDLYTPPLTPSSIGSGGSSGGGGSGPPATSSCAVSGTTTALSFMNNLQPGGNGTGGLYGDHGDSFGGSGTPGGGATSCMRGSKSDPTGMMAVSRGAGSIMNSLANGGSKLEPNATNDGNATNEQLHHAHHQHLHSLGGHQQQHPMHQQQHPMQLHPMVGLHPHHHLGGPPANGSTGSNGNGSAGNGNNSTPTPTLNGNAEEDNDKLSSPLTGTSALTASDLHDPDNDSNEDGYTIL, encoded by the exons ATGAAACGCCCGCCCGTGCCCGTCCAGCCGCAGCAGCCGGCGGCCCCGCCCCAGCCACTTCCGTCGGCGGCCGCCGGTCTGCCGCCGGGCGCGCTCGACGACTCGCTGGTGTCGGCCCTCATGGCCGGACGGCCTCCGACGGGCGGCACATCATCGACGGCCACGACGCCAGGGAGTGCGGCtgcggcggctgcggcggccgcagcagcagcagccgccgccgccggcgtCATGCTGGAAGATCTCGACCTGGCCACCCAGCGCCAGCTAGCCCTAGCCCGACTCAACGCTTCCCCGCTGACCTCGGCGGCCGGGTCCGCTTCGTCCGCCAACGGAGGTGGAGGTTCGGCGGCCGCAGTTGCCGTGGCGGCTGCCGCTgcggctgcggcggcggcggcggctgccaACGGACCCGACGGTCAGTCCCTGTACGGCCATCTCTACGGCAAGGAGATGGGTCTGATGCGCAAGCTGTCCTCCATGGACGACTACCAATCGTCGGGAGCCTCGGCGGCCGTTCCACCCGGTGGTGGCAATGCGTCCTCCTCAGCC cagcagcagcaacaatcgcATCCCCATGCGGCCAAATTTAACGGTGCCGGTCCAACGGGTGGACAGTTTAACTACCCGAACGCGTCGGCGGCCGCGGGAGGTTTGCTTAAACCGTGCTACGATTACGGATCGCCCCAGACACACCAACAGCAGGCCGTGGCAGCCGCCGCAGCAGCGGCCGCCGCTGCCATAGCCGCGCAACACCACCAGATGCAGCCGCCGTCGCAGCCCAACCCGTCAGCCAACGGAAACGGAGGCAACGCGAACGGTGCGCCACAGATCAAAAAGGAGCTTAGCTATCCGGGAGCGACCGATCTCTACACACCACCCCTGACGCCTTCCTCGATCGGTAGCGGTGGCtccagcggtggtggtggttcgggACCACCTGCAACCTCGAGCTGCGCCGTTTCCGGCACAACAACCGCGCTTTCCTTCATGAACAACCTTCAACCGGGTGGAAATGGAACGGGAGGGCTGTACGGCGATCATGGCGATTCGTTTGGAGGCTCCGGAACACCCGGCGGTGGTGCGACCAGTTGTATGCGTGGATCGAAATCGGACCCAACCGGAATGATGGCCGTCAGTCGAGGTGCCGGCTCAATTATGAACAGCCTAGCGAATGGCGGTAGCAAACTGGAACCGAACGCGACCAACGACGGGAACGCCACGAACGAGCAGCTGCATCACGCACACCATCAACACCTTCATTCGCTCGGtggccatcagcagcagcacccgatgcaccagcagcaacacccAATGCAGCTCCACCCGATGGTCGGCCTGCATCCACATCATCACCTCGGGGGGCCTCCCGCGAATGGCTCGACCGGGAGCAACGGCAACGGGTCGGCGGGCAACGGAAACAACTCCACACCGACGCCAACCCTGAACGGCAACGCGGAAGAGGACAACGACAAACTGTCCTCCCCACTGACCGGCACGTCCGCGCTCACCGCCTCCGATCTGCACGATCCCGACAACGATAGCAACGAGGACGGCTACACCATCCTCTAA